In the Candidatus Neomarinimicrobiota bacterium genome, one interval contains:
- a CDS encoding sodium/proline symporter, which yields MIAKYTVLILYFAILFGIAIVASRRISSLKDFYLGGKNLGHWVAAFSARATGESGWLILGVTGMGAMMGVSAFWVVIGEVLGVFISWQFMAKRFKRLADEYEAITIPDYLVSRFQSTTNRLRIVAATVLSVFVIIYVSAQIDITGKTFETFLGINYYVGALLGFTIVLIYIFIGGFLAVAWSDLFQGSLMFFGLVALPVVAFFVADFPGGIFTALGNIDPDLLNIWGPGGFNMINVATAIGLATIGLGFMGSPQVYVRFIAIRDEQEIEKGKVVALLYTLFTDSAAVFIGILGRVLFTRIGDNPENILGISAENVLPILVETVLPIALVGLYIGVILAAVMSTIDSLLVVASSAVTRDFYQQIFHPNMEGRRLTALSRYVTLVMALIALAIAMAVSVLSPDRTIFWFVIFGWSGIAATFCPTIILSLFWKDFTENGAIAAMIAGFVTVPITKFILATNATFGVYFEKLDVMAPSFAMGLLAGYIASKLDNK from the coding sequence ATGATTGCTAAGTACACAGTTCTGATCCTCTATTTCGCGATCCTATTTGGCATCGCCATTGTGGCATCCCGGAGAATCTCTTCTTTGAAGGATTTCTACCTAGGTGGAAAAAATCTTGGGCATTGGGTGGCTGCTTTTTCAGCCAGGGCAACAGGAGAGTCGGGCTGGCTTATATTGGGTGTGACGGGAATGGGTGCCATGATGGGAGTGAGCGCCTTTTGGGTGGTTATTGGAGAGGTATTGGGTGTTTTTATATCTTGGCAATTCATGGCAAAAAGATTCAAAAGGCTGGCTGACGAATATGAAGCTATCACTATTCCTGATTACCTTGTGAGCAGGTTTCAATCGACTACCAACAGGTTGCGGATCGTGGCGGCCACAGTGCTTTCCGTATTCGTGATCATTTATGTAAGCGCTCAAATCGATATTACGGGAAAGACGTTTGAAACATTCCTCGGTATAAACTATTACGTGGGGGCTCTTCTTGGTTTTACTATCGTTCTTATCTATATATTTATTGGAGGGTTTTTGGCAGTTGCCTGGTCTGACCTGTTCCAAGGATCACTGATGTTTTTTGGCCTGGTTGCTCTACCCGTTGTTGCTTTTTTTGTTGCCGATTTTCCAGGTGGTATTTTTACTGCCCTTGGCAATATAGATCCTGATCTTTTGAATATTTGGGGCCCCGGCGGTTTCAACATGATTAATGTTGCTACAGCTATAGGTCTTGCCACCATAGGACTCGGCTTTATGGGATCACCTCAGGTCTATGTTCGATTCATTGCTATCCGTGATGAACAGGAAATAGAAAAAGGAAAGGTGGTTGCCCTTCTTTACACTCTTTTTACAGACTCAGCAGCTGTCTTCATTGGTATCCTGGGTAGGGTACTTTTTACGAGGATCGGGGACAATCCAGAAAATATTCTCGGGATAAGTGCTGAGAACGTACTTCCCATCTTGGTGGAAACAGTGCTTCCTATCGCTCTTGTGGGACTTTATATAGGTGTTATTCTGGCGGCTGTCATGTCCACCATCGATTCACTTCTTGTTGTGGCTTCCAGTGCCGTTACGAGAGATTTTTATCAACAGATTTTTCATCCAAATATGGAAGGAAGGAGACTGACCGCTCTTTCAAGGTATGTTACACTGGTTATGGCACTTATCGCCCTGGCAATCGCCATGGCCGTATCGGTACTTTCCCCTGACCGTACCATTTTCTGGTTTGTCATTTTCGGCTGGTCCGGCATAGCAGCCACATTCTGCCCCACCATTATCCTCTCTCTTTTCTGGAAAGATTTTACTGAAAATGGGGCCATCGCTGCCATGATCGCCGGCTTTGTCACCGTCCCCATCACCAAGTTCATACTGGCAACTAATGCAACGTTTGGCGTCTACTTTGAAAAACTGGATGTCATGGCACCCTCTTTCGCTATGGGACTTTTGGCTGGATATATCGCCAGCAAACTGGATAACAAATAG
- a CDS encoding DedA family protein has product MFGWLRKLYNWVLHWAETSYAIPALMALAFAESSFFPIPVDILLIAMAVAIPGRSFEYASYASLFSVMGGVGGYIIGSQFMEMMGWPIIHFYGYESQFNSLSETFRHYNFFAVLAAALTPIPYKVFTITAGAVSADFMEFFVASAIGRTFRFFAVATLIYFFGDSIKGFIEKYFNLLSVVFTVLLIGGFLAIKYLF; this is encoded by the coding sequence ATGTTTGGCTGGCTGAGAAAACTTTATAACTGGGTCCTCCATTGGGCGGAAACGTCCTACGCTATTCCTGCACTAATGGCGCTGGCCTTTGCCGAATCATCATTCTTCCCCATTCCTGTTGATATTCTCCTCATCGCTATGGCTGTCGCTATTCCGGGACGATCTTTTGAGTATGCATCTTACGCAAGTCTTTTTTCAGTAATGGGTGGAGTGGGAGGTTACATCATCGGTTCTCAGTTCATGGAAATGATGGGTTGGCCCATTATACATTTCTACGGATACGAGAGTCAGTTTAACTCTCTTAGCGAGACATTTCGTCATTATAACTTTTTTGCTGTACTGGCAGCAGCCCTGACTCCCATACCATATAAAGTCTTTACTATCACAGCTGGCGCCGTCTCGGCTGATTTTATGGAATTCTTTGTTGCTTCAGCCATTGGACGGACGTTTAGGTTTTTTGCTGTGGCTACACTTATTTACTTTTTTGGCGACTCCATTAAGGGGTTTATAGAAAAATATTTTAATTTACTTTCCGTTGTCTTTACTGTTCTGTTGATCGGCGGGTTTTTAGCTATCAAGTATCTCTTTTAA
- a CDS encoding glycosyltransferase family 2 protein encodes MSDSRILVVVPVFNGERSIFKLHTALNETNIQQLLFIDDGSFDATAQILNDNGIPHISHSTNLGKGAAIRSGAKWAIENNFHWILTLDADQQHPPSAIREFMEKKREGVILTGHRTDLKSMPLSRVFSNRFTSLLLSIRTNRCLRDSQCGFRLIPLSLFEEVEFHQNGFQFESELLIKASMSGYSIDHVKIPTVYGLEKSAMRNIRDTLKFAAMYFKCYLW; translated from the coding sequence TTGTCTGATTCACGCATTCTTGTTGTGGTTCCCGTATTCAATGGAGAACGGTCCATTTTCAAACTTCACACCGCTCTTAATGAAACAAATATTCAACAGCTTCTTTTTATTGATGATGGTAGCTTTGACGCCACGGCCCAAATTCTAAACGATAATGGGATTCCTCATATCAGTCACTCAACCAATCTCGGGAAAGGAGCGGCAATCAGATCTGGGGCCAAATGGGCAATTGAGAACAATTTCCATTGGATCCTGACACTTGATGCCGATCAGCAACACCCTCCATCCGCAATCCGGGAGTTTATGGAAAAAAAGAGAGAAGGGGTGATTCTTACTGGCCACCGGACTGATCTGAAATCCATGCCACTCTCCAGAGTTTTCTCTAACCGGTTCACATCTCTTCTGTTATCTATCAGGACAAACAGGTGTCTTCGAGACTCACAATGTGGATTTCGCCTTATTCCACTATCGCTTTTCGAAGAAGTAGAATTCCATCAAAATGGATTTCAGTTTGAGAGTGAACTGTTAATTAAAGCATCCATGTCAGGATACTCTATAGATCATGTCAAAATCCCTACAGTTTACGGGTTGGAGAAATCTGCCATGAGAAACATCCGAGACACACTTAAATTCGCCGCCATGTATTTCAAATGTTATCTCTGGTAG